A genomic region of Chryseobacterium sp. KACC 21268 contains the following coding sequences:
- a CDS encoding cupin domain-containing protein has product MKKASFLTSLSFVILIFSNSQLKSQTQKNMQTESKTLFEKGEKVKNENFTGTAYLKMLVTNDPENPITVGNVTFEPGARNRWHKHPGGQILLVTDGVGYYQERGQAKKILRKGDVIKCPPNVEHWHGASIDSHFSHLAIGNSNKEAVIWLQPVTEEEYTQ; this is encoded by the coding sequence ATGAAAAAAGCTTCATTTCTGACGTCTCTAAGTTTTGTGATTCTTATTTTTTCAAACAGTCAACTGAAGTCTCAAACTCAAAAAAATATGCAGACGGAATCTAAAACCCTGTTTGAAAAAGGCGAAAAAGTAAAAAACGAAAATTTTACAGGAACCGCTTACCTGAAAATGTTGGTAACGAATGACCCTGAAAATCCAATTACCGTCGGCAACGTCACTTTCGAACCGGGCGCAAGAAACCGCTGGCATAAACATCCGGGTGGACAGATTTTATTGGTGACAGACGGCGTCGGCTACTATCAGGAAAGAGGACAGGCAAAGAAAATTCTGCGAAAAGGCGATGTCATCAAATGTCCGCCCAACGTAGAGCACTGGCACGGCGCGAGTATCGACAGTCATTTTTCGCATTTGGCCATTGGAAACAGTAATAAGGAAGCGGTGATTTGGTTGCAGCCTGTGACGGAGGAGGAATACACACAGTAA
- a CDS encoding carboxymuconolactone decarboxylase family protein: MKKIQFTVVIVLLMGISLFFNHLKAQQMSTSNSELNSKEKSIITISSFTAQGKLSELETALNAGLDSGLTINEIKEMLVHSYAYCGFPRSIRGLQTFMEVVEERKTKGIKDNVGAEASPIVDDTTKYERGKKILGELSGAPQPDKLSGYSAFAPAIDTFLKEHLFADIFERDVLTFKQRELVTISIITAIGDADPMLQSHLGLSLNVGWSPEQLNEFVNVITPTISKEKSTAAATVLKEVLKTRKSK; the protein is encoded by the coding sequence ATGAAGAAAATACAATTTACAGTCGTCATTGTTTTACTGATGGGAATTTCACTGTTTTTTAATCATCTAAAAGCACAGCAAATGTCAACATCAAATTCAGAATTAAATTCAAAAGAAAAAAGCATCATCACTATTTCATCCTTCACGGCGCAAGGAAAACTGAGTGAACTGGAAACAGCTTTAAATGCAGGCCTTGATTCCGGTTTGACCATCAACGAAATCAAAGAAATGCTGGTTCATTCTTATGCCTACTGCGGTTTTCCTAGAAGTATCAGAGGTTTGCAGACTTTTATGGAAGTCGTGGAAGAGCGGAAAACAAAAGGCATTAAGGACAATGTGGGAGCTGAAGCTTCGCCGATTGTAGATGACACAACCAAATACGAAAGAGGTAAAAAGATTTTAGGAGAACTTTCTGGCGCGCCCCAACCCGATAAACTTTCAGGATATTCTGCATTTGCACCTGCGATTGATACTTTTTTAAAGGAACATCTGTTTGCAGATATTTTCGAAAGAGATGTGTTGACTTTTAAACAGAGAGAATTGGTAACCATTTCCATTATCACCGCCATTGGCGATGCGGACCCAATGTTGCAGTCGCATTTGGGACTTTCATTAAATGTCGGTTGGTCGCCCGAACAGTTGAATGAATTTGTCAATGTTATCACTCCGACAATCAGTAAGGAAAAATCAACAGCGGCTGCCACGGTTCTGAAAGAAGTTTTAAAAACAAGAAAATCAAAATAA
- a CDS encoding flavodoxin, producing the protein MQKYIILIISVLSFFSCSKAKETTSERELLKDKKVLIVYLSRTKNTKTIAEIIQKNVGGDLVELELQNPYPENYKAIVDQVSKENESGFLPPLKTKIENIEKYDVVFIGFPTWGMKLPPPMKSFLKQYDLKGKTIIPFNTNAGYGVGSSFNTVKELSPESKVLEGFTMKGGVERDGILFVMEGKKKIEAEKKVREWLTRSGLNKTK; encoded by the coding sequence ATGCAGAAATACATCATACTCATAATATCAGTTCTCAGTTTTTTCTCTTGCTCAAAAGCAAAGGAAACAACATCAGAAAGAGAATTATTAAAAGATAAAAAAGTGCTGATTGTCTATTTATCCCGAACCAAAAACACCAAAACCATTGCAGAAATAATTCAGAAGAATGTGGGTGGAGACTTGGTAGAGCTGGAACTTCAAAATCCTTATCCCGAAAATTATAAGGCCATTGTTGACCAGGTTTCAAAGGAAAATGAGTCAGGATTTTTGCCACCACTGAAAACAAAAATTGAAAACATTGAAAAATATGACGTCGTCTTCATTGGTTTTCCAACCTGGGGAATGAAACTGCCGCCACCAATGAAAAGTTTTCTGAAACAATATGATTTAAAAGGTAAAACCATTATCCCATTCAATACCAATGCAGGTTACGGAGTCGGAAGCAGTTTTAATACGGTTAAAGAACTCAGTCCGGAAAGCAAAGTTCTGGAAGGATTTACAATGAAAGGCGGCGTAGAACGTGACGGGATTTTATTTGTAATGGAAGGGAAAAAGAAAATCGAAGCGGAGAAGAAAGTCAGAGAATGGCTGACCAGAAGTGGTTTAAATAAAACAAAATAG
- a CDS encoding alpha/beta fold hydrolase, translating into MRTKAIQFLSLIGLIVFTNTTIQAQKNAKEPLMIAEQGSFAVGGTVLKSPGTFNPQKPTAEGQTFRGDHAYVFYQIPVKARKYPLVMWHGIGQFSKTWETTPDGREGFQNIFLRRNFPVYIIDQPRRGNAGRSTVASKIEPTPDEQNWFNVFRVGLWPKYYEGVQFAKDSATLNQYFRSMTPNIGTIDIKVNVDAASALFNKIGAGVLVTHSHSGGMGWLTAIKNQNVKGIVSYEPGSGFVFPEGELPKPIASSAGALEASSVSKEDFMKLTKIPIIIYYGDNIPEKYSENSGPDGWRARLQMARLWRDAVNQYGGDVTVVHLPEVGLKGNTHFPFSDLNNIQVADLMSQWLKAKKLD; encoded by the coding sequence ATGAGAACTAAGGCGATACAATTTTTAAGTTTAATTGGTTTAATAGTATTTACTAATACTACGATTCAGGCTCAGAAAAATGCGAAGGAACCCTTGATGATTGCAGAGCAGGGAAGTTTTGCGGTTGGCGGAACTGTTTTGAAAAGTCCGGGAACATTCAATCCACAAAAGCCGACTGCGGAGGGACAGACTTTCAGAGGCGACCACGCTTACGTTTTCTATCAGATTCCTGTGAAAGCCAGAAAATATCCATTGGTAATGTGGCACGGAATCGGACAGTTTTCAAAAACCTGGGAGACAACTCCAGACGGAAGAGAAGGTTTTCAGAATATCTTTCTGCGCAGGAATTTCCCGGTTTACATAATTGATCAGCCGAGAAGAGGAAATGCGGGAAGGAGTACGGTAGCTTCTAAGATTGAACCAACTCCCGATGAGCAAAATTGGTTCAATGTTTTCCGTGTGGGATTGTGGCCGAAATATTACGAAGGTGTACAGTTTGCCAAAGATTCTGCCACGCTCAATCAATATTTCCGTTCTATGACACCGAATATTGGGACAATTGATATTAAGGTAAATGTTGACGCAGCTTCAGCTTTATTTAATAAAATCGGGGCCGGAGTTTTGGTTACGCATTCTCATTCGGGTGGAATGGGTTGGCTGACCGCTATAAAAAATCAAAATGTAAAAGGCATTGTTTCCTACGAGCCGGGAAGTGGTTTTGTTTTTCCTGAGGGCGAATTACCCAAACCCATTGCCAGTTCTGCCGGTGCGCTCGAAGCTTCTTCGGTTTCAAAAGAGGATTTTATGAAACTTACTAAAATTCCGATTATTATTTATTACGGCGATAATATTCCTGAAAAGTACTCGGAAAATTCGGGACCTGACGGTTGGAGAGCACGTTTGCAGATGGCGAGATTGTGGCGCGATGCGGTCAATCAATATGGTGGTGATGTGACAGTCGTTCATCTTCCCGAGGTCGGTTTGAAAGGCAATACACATTTTCCTTTTTCTGATTTAAATAACATCCAGGTGGCCGATTTAATGAGCCAATGGCTGAAGGCTAAAAAATTAGATTAA
- a CDS encoding nuclear transport factor 2 family protein, whose product MKALIVALIISTSSTYTFAQQTKVENVVKKETKSEQEIIQLSKDKWDWMSSKDAEKLEKLFDEKSVFVHMGGSWGKKQELDVIKSGGIWYKKAHIHETSVNIIENTAIILTKMDLVAVVGGNEVTNPFIVTEVFVKNNGTWKLGSLSFTKTMTSEKK is encoded by the coding sequence ATGAAAGCATTAATTGTTGCATTAATCATATCCACAAGTTCTACCTACACATTCGCACAGCAGACAAAAGTGGAAAACGTCGTGAAAAAAGAGACAAAATCCGAACAGGAAATCATCCAGCTTTCCAAAGACAAATGGGATTGGATGTCTTCTAAAGATGCCGAAAAACTGGAGAAACTTTTTGACGAAAAATCAGTATTCGTACATATGGGCGGTTCGTGGGGCAAAAAACAGGAACTGGACGTCATCAAAAGTGGCGGAATCTGGTACAAGAAAGCCCACATCCACGAAACATCGGTAAACATTATTGAAAATACCGCCATCATTCTGACCAAAATGGATTTAGTAGCCGTGGTTGGTGGAAATGAAGTAACCAATCCCTTTATTGTAACGGAAGTATTTGTGAAAAATAATGGAACCTGGAAATTGGGTTCACTGTCATTCACCAAAACAATGACCTCGGAAAAGAAATAG